In Desulfosporosinus youngiae DSM 17734, the genomic stretch CGCAAAATTTTAATTCTATTTTCATCTGAAATACCAACCATCATTTCCCTCTCCTTTTTCCTATTTCTTTTTTCTTATCGGCTAACCATTCTCCTTGCACCTCCATACTGCCGGTTAAACCGTTGGAATCTATTTATTTGAATAACGTGGTTTTTAACTCAAAATAATTTTTAATCACAGCTACTTGAACCGAAAGAGCTTGAATACGAGCCGTCTCCAAAGAATCGACCCATCCCGCCGTATCGTTTTACAAGACCCTCAAGCCGGTGCGTAATATTCAGGATAATTGTAATAAAAGGGAATAGGTCAAGCGTATTTGAGGAACAGTCAGCAAATGGATGGGAGGCTAAGATATGCTCTTCCAAGATAATATGGAACGAGACTGCTTGCCTCCCCCTGCAGTGAAGATCATTCAAATTCGTCACTGGCGACGAATTTGAATGATCTTCAACATACCACGCAGTCTCAAAGGAGTTTATATCCAGATATTAAGTGAATTTCATAAACTCAATAGTGTCCTATCTTAAATTTAGGCTTCCCTGTGGGAAGCGAAGCAAAAAATAATAAAAAACTCTCTTTAGTAAAGGCTTTTGTCTAAATTCTTAAGCTTTTCGTCAAAAACTACAATTACAAATCCAATATTCTCCTATATTTCAGCAAAATCTTCATGATTTCGCGATGCGAATCCCTCGGTAATTCTATATTCACTCCACATTCGCACTAAATGATAAATGTGTCCTTATTCTCTTTTCCTTGTATGTATCTTCGGCATAAATACTTGCAAAACCTTGTTCTTTGATAGATTTATGCCGATCATCACCAATTTAAATAAATTCTATTCTCACGAGACCATGAGGGCAGCTTATTTTCAATTGCATTTCTGTATCAGCAGATTGGGGATTGAATTAATATGCTTAAGGACTTTTCGTTCAAATCATTTCCAGCCTTTAGTTTCTTTTTATGTTCTTTGAATTTGTCGTAATCAATATCCCAAAACGAAGACCGTCAATAGCTATTTTGCCGTCAAATTTCAATCCACGCTCCCATGTAGGGAGCGACTGAGTGTTGGAAGAAGAAATGCACCTGCGGCGCTATTTCAATCCACGCTCCCATGTAGGGAGCGACCGTCTCATCCATTGCATTTGGTTCAAACTCAAGACATTTCAATCCACGCTCCCATGTAGGGAGCGACAATTTTATCGTCTTGATCCATGTCGACATCTAATATTTCAATCCACGCTCCCATGTAGGGAGCGACTTCGCATAACCGGGATTAATATCTACTATTGTTGATTTCAATCCACGCTCCCATGTAGGGAGCGACAAGCAGCATTACTGAATAAATAACGGTAAACCAATTTCAATCCACGCTCCCATGTAGGGAGCGACGAGCGTCCAAGATCGCACGGTTTATTTGATGCAATTTCAATCCACGCTCCCATGTAGGGAGCGACCGACTCCACTTGCAATAGCACCAAATACTATTAATATTTCAATCCACGCTCCCATGTAGGGAGCGACAGATGATACTTGCCAGACATCACCATTCACGTTACCCATTTCAATCCACGCTCCCATGTAGGGAGCGACACAGCGTCTGGTGCCGGCATTGTTTCCCCCTCCAAATATTTCAATCCACGCTCCCATGTAGGGAGCGACCAAAGACAACGCGGTTGTCGATCCGATCACCGGCATTTCAATCCACGCTCCCATGTAGGGAGCGACAATGGTTTGTATGTCTGCGATTGTATAAGACACGATATTTCAATCCACGCTCCCATGTAGGGAGCGACGCCATGACGTTGAGGATTGGTTGAACATGGTCGAATTTCAATCCACGCTCCCATGTAGGGAGCGACAGCAAAAATCAGGAAAAACTATCTCCTATAAAACAATTTTCGCCCATCTTTTTCCATATTACACCAAAACCGACAGCCCTTCCCGCGCATTTCTATATATTTCAACAAATTTTCTTACATCTCGCGGTGCGAACCTCCCGGGGTTTTTATGTGTACTATAGGTTCGCACTAAATAATCAGCGTATCCTCAACATCAAAAGAAGCCTTGGCACCAATGTGCTCAACCTTATTCTTATAGTTATTCCCCAACAAATAAAACCTCAGGCTGTCCTTCTCCACATCAATGATCTTCTCCAGCTTATGCTGCACCTCACGGAATTTCGCCGCATCCAGCACACATTCAAAAACCGAATTCTGAACTCTCTGCCCATAGTTCACACATTGCTTGGCAACCTGACGCAAGCGCTTTCTCCCCGCTGCCGTTTGCGTATTGACATCATAGGTAATCAGCACTAAAATTTCATTTCACCTACTTCCACATAAAGGCCGGATATCCGTCCAGATCCCCCCGGATAAACCGGGCCAACAACATGGCCTGAGCATAGGGCACAAGTCCCCACTCCATTTTCTCCTGCAGAAAAGGATGCTTTATCTCCTCCTGTTTCCTGCTTTGCCATGCCTTGAGGACATTTCTTCTCGTATCGTCATCCATGATGACCGCTCCATTTTCCATCCTGGTAAATCCATCGGGACCGACTTCCCGCCTGTTAATCAGAGAAAGGACAAAACGATCCGCATAGACGGTCCGCAGCTCTTCCATGAGATCCAAAGCCAGGGAAATCCTCCCCGGTCTGTCCCGGTGTAAAAATCCCACATAGGGGTCCAGTCCAACAGTTTCCAGAGCCGCAGCAGCATCATGAGCCAATAAGGTATAAGCAAAAGAGAGCAAGGCATTGACATTGTCCAGGGGAGGACGTTTATTCCGGACCTTAAAATAAAAATCATCCTTTTGCTGGAGAATCAAATCATCCAGCACTCTGAAATACTGGGCTGCTGCTTCCCCCTCCACGCCCCGCAGCTGCTCCAGATCCCGGGTGGCCCGCTCCACCACCCAGCGGGAGTTATATATCTTTCCCAGAATGAAGCTCTTGGCAATGCCGTGGCTAGACGTCTCATCGTCGGAAAGTCTGTACTGGGCCTTTCTTAAGGTGACATTCCCTCTGACTTCCCCCACTACCCTGCCCAGAAATTTTCCGCTGGATTTTGCAAAGCTCAATGCGATATTGCGTTTGGCACAGGCCCCCATCAAGGCCGGGCTGGCCCCGGTATAACCAAAGGCGATGATGCCCTCTAGATTATGCAGAGGAACTCTCAAAGCCTCCACATCCTCTTTCAAAATCACAATATTTTCCCCGTCAAGGGATAAATAGGCATTGGGGGACGTCACATAAAGGGTATTCAGTAATTTTCTCATGAACCAACCTCGATCTCTGCTATGGTTTTTCTCATATAGTCCAGGGCCGATGAATTCTTGCATAGCTTCGGCAGGCAGAGCTCCTTAAGGGAGCAGGCCTTGCAGGCTTTGGTGGTTTTGACTTTAGGCGTGTATCGCTTGTCATAGAACTCATGCATTTCCCGGCAAATCCTGATGACTTCTTCCCGGATCTCCTCGTCCAAAGCGACTTTTGTTCTGCGTTTAGGCTCTCCATAGTACAGGAACCCCTCCGGGATGGTACACAAAAGCATCTCTTCCAGGCACATTGCCTGAGCACATAATTGCGGCACATCCGCGTTATCCTGTTTGGGTTTACCCCGTTTGTATTCCACAGGCACCGGCTGATAGGTTCCTTCCCGGCCATAGAGGGTAACGCCGTCCCGGGACTTGTGGAATTCCACTACATCACAGGCCCCGGTGATGCCCAGGGTCCGGGAGAAGACTCCCATCCTCCGGGAAATGATCAGAGCCCCCCCCGCTTTTCCTTAATGCCAGTATCGTGGGTTTTCTCATGGAGGATATTCCCCTCCACGGTACGCAGGTTTTCCTCCCACTG encodes the following:
- the cas1 gene encoding CRISPR-associated endonuclease Cas1, coding for MRKLLNTLYVTSPNAYLSLDGENIVILKEDVEALRVPLHNLEGIIAFGYTGASPALMGACAKRNIALSFAKSSGKFLGRVVGEVRGNVTLRKAQYRLSDDETSSHGIAKSFILGKIYNSRWVVERATRDLEQLRGVEGEAAAQYFRVLDDLILQQKDDFYFKVRNKRPPLDNVNALLSFAYTLLAHDAAAALETVGLDPYVGFLHRDRPGRISLALDLMEELRTVYADRFVLSLINRREVGPDGFTRMENGAVIMDDDTRRNVLKAWQSRKQEEIKHPFLQEKMEWGLVPYAQAMLLARFIRGDLDGYPAFMWK
- the cas2 gene encoding CRISPR-associated endonuclease Cas2, which codes for MLVLITYDVNTQTAAGRKRLRQVAKQCVNYGQRVQNSVFECVLDAAKFREVQHKLEKIIDVEKDSLRFYLLGNNYKNKVEHIGAKASFDVEDTLII